A single window of Hylaeus volcanicus isolate JK05 chromosome 8, UHH_iyHylVolc1.0_haploid, whole genome shotgun sequence DNA harbors:
- the LOC128881595 gene encoding zinc finger protein 423 isoform X1 — MSRRKQAKPRSLKRDEEWDDGNEQNVLEAAEQDNGTTGIKHDEEEDEEEEEELQRAFSLHSEEYLQDGRPSSVQGPDLENQNSLDSEALGTGSSSWHSEDGGPNSRRGGETPSSCATPTSASFPSEPEVDADVGVNADGNNATAPYPCQFCDRTFPRLSYLKKHEQSHGDQMPYRCSWCARLFKHKRSRDRHVKLHTGDRRYRCTHCEAAFSRSDHLKIHMKTHDTQKPYQCTACSRGYNTAAALTSHMQSHKKHHQSQGATKLQDVDYGRRSVSSHSTSSPPVPSSPSPSLNLTLNPKTGLKSSHGSASTTPILTSPLKLACMYCTRDSFSCMQQLQMHVHTMHQAILSGENVTVPPSPSRSNEQLGYQRDKSNHQASSKDHERKYQEDSERSLEKEHYENAFTCNQCTMKFSTLSTLRDHLVSIHRNDGFGSALMMCPLCGIPCTSAAAYAEHYVLQHCENRRMGPLEGRELMDKNNGSYGDSKSCRNQKSREQTISEPADLTSKHSRPTESSYTAGTLLCGQCGAALKDFESFREHLARHLQADHRNDAIRHPCPKCEAAFPDREEMLTHLTKHYLGQVSKEYACGACKKLYPHPDLLQRHLLDSHAHHLYRCALCRDTFDSRVAIQVHFAVKHSQECRIYRCNVCTVSNNENSPGNAPGEGRSFFRSEAEMASHVRNVHAPPTVSNSSPAARSPASTPGMTGNSGPRCVFCGICCNSELELQLHLASHSTSLYRCPICREGFAVEFLLDRHIAQAHHSVEHQANTRSNSRENGRIGRLPRSSQEEPKSQKRGRSPASSNNNSLNQRDNNNKRPNYTSTGAQQCELCERGEFANEAELQAHKKLAHASKLQNKSLSSLSMTCAYCGEVCRSRAELESHTRIQHASNEPGGRHKCNICDEVCPSGPTLAEHKLQKHCKIQLSDTCVVCRGSLASESQFLEHVQRHSLETVDPQQRLDDSLPHLPAACVVCRQTLISDLECRLHARYHLRVSPSSHSSASSPTPKQKSQSPGCCLCLRDYSTDDFVSLPPSHLSGGGQSLRVCKSCYIRHSQGLPILNSPYEHARTKCDKSWISSKDSQWDGSRDRWDAERVFKVEDRTNEANDSKRCPDCGVKFEDPEEAEKHRLAEHKKIGSSSNTYTCIQCQMSFPTEAKIQQHVRKEHLEASGKASIEALRCHLCLFEAGSPLQLQSHLIEHTFAGCAALGCYICQSLFTAPIGLQNHMLQEHGLGARPYDCSKCTLKFFFRAELDHHVLTFHRPGEEASSPNGNVQNAIETKAKDAEDHNCDEGITVKEELLLPDAGDEEEEINVDEQMENEDREDDNQTETDQKPKAEIHAETVPDKEES; from the exons AGGCCTTGGGGACCGGAAGTTCGTCGTGGCACAGCGAGGATGGCGGGCCGAACTCGCGTCGCGGAGGAGAGACGCCATCGTCTTGCGCGACGCCAACGTCGGCCAGCTTCCCGTCGGAGCCTGAagtcgacgccgacgtcggCGTCAACGCCGACGGCAACAACGCCACCGCGCCTTATCCTTGCCAATTCTGCGATCGAACTTTTCCACGGCTGAGTTACCTCAAGAAACACGAACAG AGTCACGGCGATCAAATGCCGTATCGATGCAGCTGGTGTGCCAGGTTGTTCAAGCACAAGCGCAGCAGAGATCGACACGTGAAGCTCCATACAGGAGATCGGAGATACCGGTGCACACACTGCGAAGCTGCCTTCTCCAGGAG CGACCACCTGAAGATCCACATGAAGACTCACGACACCCAGAAGCCCTACCAATGCACAGCCTGTTCTCGAGGCTACAACACCGCAGCTGCATTAACGTCCCACATGCAGTCCCACAAGAAGCACCACCAGTCTCAAGGGGCTACCAAGCTGCAGGACGTGGACTATGGCAGACGAAGCGTCTCCTCGCACAGCACCTCCTCTCCTCCTGTTCCCAGTTCCCCGTCGCCGTCCTTAAACTTAACCCTAAATCCAAAAACAGGCCTAAAGAGCTCCCACGGGAGCGCCTCTACCACGCCGATCCTCACTTCTCCCCTGAAGCTCGCCTGCATGTACTGCACCAGGGACTCGTTCAGCTGCATGCAGCAGTTGCAGATGCACGTGCACACGATGCACCAAGCGATCCTCAGCGGCGAGAACGTGACGGTGCCGCCGTCGCCTAGCAGGAGCAACGAGCAACTAGGCTACCAGCGCGACAAGTCGAATCATCAAGCGTCCTCCAAGGACCACGAGAGGAAGTACCAAGAGGACTCCGAGAGGTCCTTGGAGAAGGAGCACTACGAGAACGCCTTCACCTGTAACCAATGCACAATGAAGTTCTCCACGTTGAGCACTCTGAGGGACCATCTGGTCTCCATCCACAGAAACGACGGTTTCGGTTCTGCATTAATGATGTGTCCTCTGTGTGGGATTCCTTGCACCTCTGCGGCAGCCTACGCGGAGCACTACGTCCTCCAACACTGCGAAAACAGGCGGATGGGGCCACTAGAAGGTCGAGAGCTTATGGATAAGAACAATGGAAGTTATGGAGACTCGAAGAGCTGCAGAAACCAAAAGAGCAGGGAACAGACAATTTCTGAGCCTGCAGACCTCACCAGCAAGCATTCCAGGCCAACGGAGAGCAGTTACACCGCGGGTACTCTCCTCTGTGGTCAGTGTGGAGCTGCTTTGAAGGACTTCGAGTCCTTCAGGGAGCACCTGGCCAGGCATCTCCAAGCTGACCATAGGAACGACGCCATAAGGCATCCCTGCCCCAAGTGTGAAGCTGCTTTTCCAGATAGAGAGGAGATGCTGACGCACCTGACGAAGCATTACCTGGGTCAGGTCAGCAAGGAGTATGCCTGTGGGGCCTGCAAGAAGCTCTATCCCCATCCAGACCTTCTGCAGAGGCACTTGTTGGATAGCCACGCTCACCATCTCTACAGGTGCGCTCTCTGCAGAGACACCTTCGACTCCAGGGTGGCGATACAGGTACACTTCGCTGTGAAGCATAGTCAGGAGTGCAGGATATATCGCTGCAACGTCTGCACCGTTTCTAATAACGAGAACTCGCCCGGGAATGCGCCTGGTGAGGGAAGAAGCTTCTTCAGGAGCGAGGCTGAAATGGCTAGCCATGTCAGGAACGTCCACGCGCCGCCCACGGTGTCTAATAGTAGCCCTGCGGCGAGGAGTCCTGCGTCCACGCCTGGGATGACGGGAAACTCTGGACCTAGATGTGTTTTCTGTGGGATCTGTTGTAACTCGGAACTGGAGCTGCAGTTGCATCTAGCCAGCCACTCGACTAGTCTCTACAGGTGCCCCATCTGCAGGGAGGGCTTTGCTGTTGAGTTCTTGTTGGATAGACACATCGCACAGGCGCATCATTCTGTCGAGCACCAGGCTAACACCAGGAGTAACTCCAGAGAGAATGGACGCATAGGAAGACTGCCTAGGTCGTCTCAGGAGGAG CCAAAGTCCCAGAAGAGGGGTCGTTCTCCAGCCTCCAGCAACAACAACTCCTTGAACCAGCGGgacaacaacaacaaacgACCAAACTACACCAGCACAGGGGCTCAACAGTGCGAGCTGTGCGAGAGGGGGGAGTTCGCGAACGAGGCGGAACTCCAAGCCCACAAGAAGCTGGCCCACGCGTCAAAGCTGCAGAACAAGTCGCTCTCGAGCCTTAGCATGACTTGCGCTTACTGCGGCGAGGTGTGTCGTTCTCGGGCCGAGCTGGAGTCACATACGAGGATCCAGCACGCCTCGAACGAGCCTGGCGGACGCCACAAATGCAACATATGCGACGAGGTGTGTCCTTCAGGCCCGACGTTGGCCGAGCACAAGCTTCAGAAGCATTGCAAGATCCAATTAAGCGACACCTGTGTGGTCTGTCGCGGTAGCCTAGCGTCTGAATCGCAGTTCCTCGAGCACGTTCAGAGACACAGCCTGGAGACTGTGGACCCTCAACAGAGACTGGACGACTCCCTTCCTCATCTTCCAGCAGCGTGTGTCGTTTGCAGGCAAACGTTGATCAGCGACTTGGAGTGTCGGCTACACGCCAGGTACCACCTCAGGGTCTCGCCTAGTTCCCACAGTTCCGCGTCCAGTCCCACTCCGAAGCAGAAGAGTCAGAGTCCTGGTTGCTGTCTCTGCTTAAGGGATTACTCCACTGACGACTTCGTCAGCTTACCTCCCAGTCACTTGAGCGGCGGAGGACAGTCTCTGAGAGTCTGCAAATCTTGCTACATTCGCCACTCTCAGGGACTCCCCATTCTGAACTCGCCGTACGAGCATGCACGAACCAAGTGCGATAAAAGCTGGATCTCCAGCAAGGATTCGCAGTGGGACGGGTCCAGAGACAGGTGGGACGCCGAGCGTGTGTTCAAAGTGGAGGACAGGACGAACGAGGCGAATGATAGCAAGAGATGTCCGGACTGTGGGGTGAAGTTTGAGGACCCTGAGGAGGCGGAGAAGCATAGGCTCGCGGAACATAAGAAGATTGGATCTAGTTCGAACACCTACACCTGCATACAATGCCAG ATGTCGTTTCCAACGGAAGCTAAGATACAACAGCACGTCAGAAAGGAACACTTGGAGGCCTCGGGGAAGGCATCCATCGAGGCACTACGGTGTCATCTGTGTCTCTTTGAGGCTGGCAGTCCCTTGCAGTTGCAGAGCCACTTGATAGAGCACACTTTTGCTGGATGCGCTGCTCTCGGCTGTTACATCTGCCAGTCTCTCTTCACCGCGCCTATCGGTCTTCAG AACCATATGCTCCAGGAGCACGGTTTAGGCGCTCGTCCGTACGACTGTTCTAAGTGCACCCTCAAGTTCTTCTTCAGAGCTGAGCTGGACCACCACGTGCTAACATTCCATCGTCCAGGAGAAGAAGCCTCTTCGCCTAACGGAAACGTGCAGAACGCCATCGAAACGAAAGCAAAGGACGCGGAGGACCATAATTGCGACGAGGGCATCACTGTGAAAGAGGAACTGCTGCTGCCAGACGCCGGcgacgaagaggaagagatCAACGTGGATGAACAAATGGAAAACGAGGACCGAGAGGATGACAATCAAACGGAAACGGACCAGAAACCGAAGGCAGAGATTCATGCAGAAACTGTCCCTGACAAGGAGGAATCGTGA
- the LOC128881595 gene encoding zinc finger protein 423 isoform X2 — MLFKGNSSRLELLIGKIQAHKEPSQEDQQKSKEALGTGSSSWHSEDGGPNSRRGGETPSSCATPTSASFPSEPEVDADVGVNADGNNATAPYPCQFCDRTFPRLSYLKKHEQSHGDQMPYRCSWCARLFKHKRSRDRHVKLHTGDRRYRCTHCEAAFSRSDHLKIHMKTHDTQKPYQCTACSRGYNTAAALTSHMQSHKKHHQSQGATKLQDVDYGRRSVSSHSTSSPPVPSSPSPSLNLTLNPKTGLKSSHGSASTTPILTSPLKLACMYCTRDSFSCMQQLQMHVHTMHQAILSGENVTVPPSPSRSNEQLGYQRDKSNHQASSKDHERKYQEDSERSLEKEHYENAFTCNQCTMKFSTLSTLRDHLVSIHRNDGFGSALMMCPLCGIPCTSAAAYAEHYVLQHCENRRMGPLEGRELMDKNNGSYGDSKSCRNQKSREQTISEPADLTSKHSRPTESSYTAGTLLCGQCGAALKDFESFREHLARHLQADHRNDAIRHPCPKCEAAFPDREEMLTHLTKHYLGQVSKEYACGACKKLYPHPDLLQRHLLDSHAHHLYRCALCRDTFDSRVAIQVHFAVKHSQECRIYRCNVCTVSNNENSPGNAPGEGRSFFRSEAEMASHVRNVHAPPTVSNSSPAARSPASTPGMTGNSGPRCVFCGICCNSELELQLHLASHSTSLYRCPICREGFAVEFLLDRHIAQAHHSVEHQANTRSNSRENGRIGRLPRSSQEEPKSQKRGRSPASSNNNSLNQRDNNNKRPNYTSTGAQQCELCERGEFANEAELQAHKKLAHASKLQNKSLSSLSMTCAYCGEVCRSRAELESHTRIQHASNEPGGRHKCNICDEVCPSGPTLAEHKLQKHCKIQLSDTCVVCRGSLASESQFLEHVQRHSLETVDPQQRLDDSLPHLPAACVVCRQTLISDLECRLHARYHLRVSPSSHSSASSPTPKQKSQSPGCCLCLRDYSTDDFVSLPPSHLSGGGQSLRVCKSCYIRHSQGLPILNSPYEHARTKCDKSWISSKDSQWDGSRDRWDAERVFKVEDRTNEANDSKRCPDCGVKFEDPEEAEKHRLAEHKKIGSSSNTYTCIQCQMSFPTEAKIQQHVRKEHLEASGKASIEALRCHLCLFEAGSPLQLQSHLIEHTFAGCAALGCYICQSLFTAPIGLQNHMLQEHGLGARPYDCSKCTLKFFFRAELDHHVLTFHRPGEEASSPNGNVQNAIETKAKDAEDHNCDEGITVKEELLLPDAGDEEEEINVDEQMENEDREDDNQTETDQKPKAEIHAETVPDKEES, encoded by the exons AGGCCTTGGGGACCGGAAGTTCGTCGTGGCACAGCGAGGATGGCGGGCCGAACTCGCGTCGCGGAGGAGAGACGCCATCGTCTTGCGCGACGCCAACGTCGGCCAGCTTCCCGTCGGAGCCTGAagtcgacgccgacgtcggCGTCAACGCCGACGGCAACAACGCCACCGCGCCTTATCCTTGCCAATTCTGCGATCGAACTTTTCCACGGCTGAGTTACCTCAAGAAACACGAACAG AGTCACGGCGATCAAATGCCGTATCGATGCAGCTGGTGTGCCAGGTTGTTCAAGCACAAGCGCAGCAGAGATCGACACGTGAAGCTCCATACAGGAGATCGGAGATACCGGTGCACACACTGCGAAGCTGCCTTCTCCAGGAG CGACCACCTGAAGATCCACATGAAGACTCACGACACCCAGAAGCCCTACCAATGCACAGCCTGTTCTCGAGGCTACAACACCGCAGCTGCATTAACGTCCCACATGCAGTCCCACAAGAAGCACCACCAGTCTCAAGGGGCTACCAAGCTGCAGGACGTGGACTATGGCAGACGAAGCGTCTCCTCGCACAGCACCTCCTCTCCTCCTGTTCCCAGTTCCCCGTCGCCGTCCTTAAACTTAACCCTAAATCCAAAAACAGGCCTAAAGAGCTCCCACGGGAGCGCCTCTACCACGCCGATCCTCACTTCTCCCCTGAAGCTCGCCTGCATGTACTGCACCAGGGACTCGTTCAGCTGCATGCAGCAGTTGCAGATGCACGTGCACACGATGCACCAAGCGATCCTCAGCGGCGAGAACGTGACGGTGCCGCCGTCGCCTAGCAGGAGCAACGAGCAACTAGGCTACCAGCGCGACAAGTCGAATCATCAAGCGTCCTCCAAGGACCACGAGAGGAAGTACCAAGAGGACTCCGAGAGGTCCTTGGAGAAGGAGCACTACGAGAACGCCTTCACCTGTAACCAATGCACAATGAAGTTCTCCACGTTGAGCACTCTGAGGGACCATCTGGTCTCCATCCACAGAAACGACGGTTTCGGTTCTGCATTAATGATGTGTCCTCTGTGTGGGATTCCTTGCACCTCTGCGGCAGCCTACGCGGAGCACTACGTCCTCCAACACTGCGAAAACAGGCGGATGGGGCCACTAGAAGGTCGAGAGCTTATGGATAAGAACAATGGAAGTTATGGAGACTCGAAGAGCTGCAGAAACCAAAAGAGCAGGGAACAGACAATTTCTGAGCCTGCAGACCTCACCAGCAAGCATTCCAGGCCAACGGAGAGCAGTTACACCGCGGGTACTCTCCTCTGTGGTCAGTGTGGAGCTGCTTTGAAGGACTTCGAGTCCTTCAGGGAGCACCTGGCCAGGCATCTCCAAGCTGACCATAGGAACGACGCCATAAGGCATCCCTGCCCCAAGTGTGAAGCTGCTTTTCCAGATAGAGAGGAGATGCTGACGCACCTGACGAAGCATTACCTGGGTCAGGTCAGCAAGGAGTATGCCTGTGGGGCCTGCAAGAAGCTCTATCCCCATCCAGACCTTCTGCAGAGGCACTTGTTGGATAGCCACGCTCACCATCTCTACAGGTGCGCTCTCTGCAGAGACACCTTCGACTCCAGGGTGGCGATACAGGTACACTTCGCTGTGAAGCATAGTCAGGAGTGCAGGATATATCGCTGCAACGTCTGCACCGTTTCTAATAACGAGAACTCGCCCGGGAATGCGCCTGGTGAGGGAAGAAGCTTCTTCAGGAGCGAGGCTGAAATGGCTAGCCATGTCAGGAACGTCCACGCGCCGCCCACGGTGTCTAATAGTAGCCCTGCGGCGAGGAGTCCTGCGTCCACGCCTGGGATGACGGGAAACTCTGGACCTAGATGTGTTTTCTGTGGGATCTGTTGTAACTCGGAACTGGAGCTGCAGTTGCATCTAGCCAGCCACTCGACTAGTCTCTACAGGTGCCCCATCTGCAGGGAGGGCTTTGCTGTTGAGTTCTTGTTGGATAGACACATCGCACAGGCGCATCATTCTGTCGAGCACCAGGCTAACACCAGGAGTAACTCCAGAGAGAATGGACGCATAGGAAGACTGCCTAGGTCGTCTCAGGAGGAG CCAAAGTCCCAGAAGAGGGGTCGTTCTCCAGCCTCCAGCAACAACAACTCCTTGAACCAGCGGgacaacaacaacaaacgACCAAACTACACCAGCACAGGGGCTCAACAGTGCGAGCTGTGCGAGAGGGGGGAGTTCGCGAACGAGGCGGAACTCCAAGCCCACAAGAAGCTGGCCCACGCGTCAAAGCTGCAGAACAAGTCGCTCTCGAGCCTTAGCATGACTTGCGCTTACTGCGGCGAGGTGTGTCGTTCTCGGGCCGAGCTGGAGTCACATACGAGGATCCAGCACGCCTCGAACGAGCCTGGCGGACGCCACAAATGCAACATATGCGACGAGGTGTGTCCTTCAGGCCCGACGTTGGCCGAGCACAAGCTTCAGAAGCATTGCAAGATCCAATTAAGCGACACCTGTGTGGTCTGTCGCGGTAGCCTAGCGTCTGAATCGCAGTTCCTCGAGCACGTTCAGAGACACAGCCTGGAGACTGTGGACCCTCAACAGAGACTGGACGACTCCCTTCCTCATCTTCCAGCAGCGTGTGTCGTTTGCAGGCAAACGTTGATCAGCGACTTGGAGTGTCGGCTACACGCCAGGTACCACCTCAGGGTCTCGCCTAGTTCCCACAGTTCCGCGTCCAGTCCCACTCCGAAGCAGAAGAGTCAGAGTCCTGGTTGCTGTCTCTGCTTAAGGGATTACTCCACTGACGACTTCGTCAGCTTACCTCCCAGTCACTTGAGCGGCGGAGGACAGTCTCTGAGAGTCTGCAAATCTTGCTACATTCGCCACTCTCAGGGACTCCCCATTCTGAACTCGCCGTACGAGCATGCACGAACCAAGTGCGATAAAAGCTGGATCTCCAGCAAGGATTCGCAGTGGGACGGGTCCAGAGACAGGTGGGACGCCGAGCGTGTGTTCAAAGTGGAGGACAGGACGAACGAGGCGAATGATAGCAAGAGATGTCCGGACTGTGGGGTGAAGTTTGAGGACCCTGAGGAGGCGGAGAAGCATAGGCTCGCGGAACATAAGAAGATTGGATCTAGTTCGAACACCTACACCTGCATACAATGCCAG ATGTCGTTTCCAACGGAAGCTAAGATACAACAGCACGTCAGAAAGGAACACTTGGAGGCCTCGGGGAAGGCATCCATCGAGGCACTACGGTGTCATCTGTGTCTCTTTGAGGCTGGCAGTCCCTTGCAGTTGCAGAGCCACTTGATAGAGCACACTTTTGCTGGATGCGCTGCTCTCGGCTGTTACATCTGCCAGTCTCTCTTCACCGCGCCTATCGGTCTTCAG AACCATATGCTCCAGGAGCACGGTTTAGGCGCTCGTCCGTACGACTGTTCTAAGTGCACCCTCAAGTTCTTCTTCAGAGCTGAGCTGGACCACCACGTGCTAACATTCCATCGTCCAGGAGAAGAAGCCTCTTCGCCTAACGGAAACGTGCAGAACGCCATCGAAACGAAAGCAAAGGACGCGGAGGACCATAATTGCGACGAGGGCATCACTGTGAAAGAGGAACTGCTGCTGCCAGACGCCGGcgacgaagaggaagagatCAACGTGGATGAACAAATGGAAAACGAGGACCGAGAGGATGACAATCAAACGGAAACGGACCAGAAACCGAAGGCAGAGATTCATGCAGAAACTGTCCCTGACAAGGAGGAATCGTGA